In Nocardioides sp. InS609-2, a single genomic region encodes these proteins:
- a CDS encoding M28 family peptidase, with translation MKAAPAPLLLGLGAVLFLGCSANPTVRRADPPLVESASPSASASVAPGPQLEAPTRPRRFDVTIARHAVQHLAGEIGPRHATSPAFMEATEWVAARFEQAGLRVRLQRVETPGGVSWGVPVEAGASLNVIAATPDYVPDEPHLVVGAHLDTVPQAPGAEDNASGVGVLLGVAQAIQDRETRLPVVLVAFGAEEPRGEGDANHHYGSRAYVESLTPGEREAVRGMISLDRVGVGSVVPVGSADEGRDRPADAVARAAKQAGVPVVRELNRSSDHWSFARAGLPGVRLGSTPYAGYHSAGDVPEVVDDRQLRCVGRIVLAWLSN, from the coding sequence GTGAAGGCCGCGCCCGCCCCGCTGTTGCTGGGGTTGGGCGCGGTCCTGTTTCTGGGCTGCTCCGCCAACCCAACCGTACGGCGCGCCGACCCGCCACTCGTCGAGTCGGCGTCCCCGTCGGCCAGCGCCTCGGTGGCGCCGGGGCCGCAGCTGGAGGCGCCCACCCGGCCACGGCGGTTCGACGTGACGATCGCCCGGCACGCCGTGCAGCACCTCGCCGGCGAGATCGGGCCGCGGCACGCCACCAGCCCGGCCTTCATGGAGGCCACCGAGTGGGTCGCCGCCCGCTTCGAGCAGGCGGGTCTGCGCGTCCGGCTCCAGCGTGTGGAGACGCCGGGCGGGGTCTCGTGGGGCGTGCCGGTCGAGGCCGGCGCGTCGTTGAACGTCATCGCCGCGACGCCCGACTACGTGCCCGACGAGCCACATCTGGTCGTCGGCGCGCACCTCGACACGGTGCCGCAGGCACCCGGTGCCGAGGACAACGCCTCGGGCGTCGGCGTACTCCTGGGCGTCGCGCAGGCGATCCAGGACCGTGAGACGCGGCTGCCGGTGGTGCTGGTCGCGTTCGGGGCCGAGGAGCCGCGCGGGGAGGGCGACGCCAACCACCACTACGGCTCTCGCGCGTACGTCGAGTCCCTCACGCCCGGCGAGCGCGAGGCGGTGCGCGGGATGATCTCGCTCGACCGGGTCGGGGTCGGCTCGGTCGTCCCGGTCGGCTCGGCCGACGAGGGCCGCGACCGCCCGGCCGACGCCGTGGCTCGGGCCGCGAAGCAGGCCGGGGTCCCGGTGGTGCGTGAGCTCAACCGGTCCAGCGACCACTGGTCGTTCGCCCGCGCCGGGCTGCCCGGTGTGCGGCTCGGCAGCACGCCGTACGCCGGGTATCACTCCGCGGGTGACGTGCCCGAGGTAGTGGACGACCGTCAGCTGCGCTGCGTCGGGCGCATCGTGCTGGCGTGGCTCAGCAACTGA
- a CDS encoding carbonic anhydrase: MGEFDDLISANSEFATNFDLAGFDGVAHAGVAIVTCMDSRIDPLRMLGLGPGDAKIFRNPGGRVTAAALEALVLGVHLLGVERILVIPHTNCAMATHTEAELKLKVGQSAGVDASWQQFHVITDQIAALHEDVQTVRSHPLIPESVKVGGFIYHVDTGLIDQKF; encoded by the coding sequence GTGGGTGAATTCGACGACCTGATCTCGGCCAACTCCGAGTTCGCAACCAACTTCGACCTGGCCGGCTTCGACGGTGTCGCGCATGCCGGCGTCGCGATCGTGACGTGCATGGACAGCCGGATCGACCCGCTCCGCATGCTCGGTCTCGGGCCCGGCGACGCCAAGATCTTCCGCAACCCGGGTGGCCGCGTCACCGCCGCCGCCCTCGAGGCCCTGGTGCTCGGCGTACACCTGCTCGGCGTCGAACGCATCCTGGTCATCCCGCACACCAACTGTGCGATGGCCACGCACACGGAGGCCGAGCTCAAACTCAAGGTCGGGCAGTCGGCGGGTGTCGACGCCAGCTGGCAGCAGTTCCACGTGATCACCGACCAGATCGCGGCCCTGCATGAGGACGTCCAGACCGTCCGATCGCATCCGCTCATCCCCGAGTCGGTTAAGGTCGGCGGGTTCATCTACCACGTCGACACCGGGCTCATCGACCAAAAGTTCTGA
- a CDS encoding MFS transporter has protein sequence MSRNSRLLLGLAAVAVAFAAADTYVVVLALPDMMASAGVPVEELQRAAPVISGFLLGYVAMLPLIGRIADLRGRLPVLLMALVVFAFGSLVTALAYDMPSMVSGRFLQGVGGGGLVPATLALVADLYPADRRSVPLGIVSAVQEIGSVLGPLFGALVLSVADWRAIFLVNLAVGLLLAAALRTMRFGTNPRESRPQTRGFRPIEGVPDIVGGLLLALTLVTGSLVFVRPASLMRDVTWGEMFVPFTGDGRWLTPVGVVAMASGLLFVVRCVTARRPLVDVRGWVGSMREADLTGSLLLAAALSGVILAFATADPKVQVFADNGWWYLLGAMVASALLVWHLRRDDAPLIPHGALRRTPAWGALLVSFFVGAALIAALIDIPLFARTTIYADSQLMAALVLVRFLIALPVGAVIGGYLSRTIGAGPTTATGMGFAATGFVLMSRWDLTSLEHWHANLGLVIGGLGFGLALAPVNAAVLAYTDDDVHGLASALVVVSRMVGMLVGISALTVIGLRRYYSEQDNFPTVRDVCDGKSRCKEFTLLLKQAGIAQEHTVFLGAAVCAVIAGVLALVLFRQARTDSISAREALSAH, from the coding sequence GTGAGCCGGAACTCCAGACTGCTCCTCGGGCTGGCAGCGGTGGCGGTCGCCTTCGCGGCAGCCGACACCTACGTCGTGGTGCTCGCGCTGCCCGACATGATGGCGTCGGCCGGCGTACCTGTCGAAGAGCTCCAGCGGGCCGCCCCCGTCATCTCCGGCTTCCTCCTCGGGTACGTCGCGATGCTGCCGCTCATCGGCCGCATCGCCGACCTTCGGGGCCGCCTGCCGGTGCTGCTGATGGCGCTGGTCGTCTTCGCCTTCGGGTCGCTGGTGACCGCGCTGGCCTACGACATGCCGAGCATGGTCTCCGGCCGCTTCCTGCAGGGTGTCGGCGGTGGCGGGCTGGTGCCGGCCACCCTGGCGCTGGTCGCGGACCTCTACCCCGCCGACCGCCGCAGCGTGCCGCTCGGCATCGTGTCGGCCGTCCAGGAGATCGGTTCGGTGCTCGGCCCGCTCTTCGGTGCGCTGGTGCTCTCCGTGGCCGACTGGCGGGCGATCTTCCTGGTCAACCTGGCGGTCGGGCTGCTGCTGGCAGCGGCGCTCCGCACCATGCGGTTTGGGACCAATCCGCGGGAAAGCAGGCCCCAGACGCGCGGTTTTCGACCAATCGAGGGGGTCCCCGACATCGTCGGCGGCCTCCTCCTCGCCCTCACCCTGGTCACCGGATCGCTCGTCTTCGTCCGGCCGGCCTCGCTGATGCGCGACGTCACCTGGGGCGAGATGTTCGTGCCGTTCACCGGCGACGGCCGCTGGCTCACCCCGGTCGGTGTGGTCGCGATGGCCTCCGGGCTGCTGTTCGTGGTCCGGTGCGTCACCGCGCGGCGCCCGCTGGTCGACGTACGCGGCTGGGTCGGTTCGATGCGCGAGGCCGACCTCACCGGCTCACTCCTTCTGGCGGCCGCGCTGAGCGGCGTGATCTTGGCGTTCGCGACGGCCGACCCCAAGGTGCAGGTGTTCGCCGATAACGGCTGGTGGTACCTCCTCGGCGCCATGGTCGCCTCGGCGCTGCTGGTCTGGCACTTGCGCCGCGACGACGCTCCGCTGATCCCGCACGGTGCATTGCGTCGTACTCCTGCGTGGGGTGCGCTGCTGGTCAGCTTCTTCGTGGGCGCGGCCCTGATCGCCGCACTGATCGACATCCCGCTCTTCGCGCGTACGACGATCTACGCCGACTCGCAGCTGATGGCCGCCCTCGTGCTGGTGCGGTTCCTGATCGCGCTTCCGGTCGGCGCGGTCATCGGCGGCTACCTCTCGCGCACGATCGGTGCCGGCCCGACCACCGCGACTGGGATGGGCTTCGCCGCCACCGGGTTCGTGCTGATGAGCCGGTGGGACCTCACCTCCCTCGAGCACTGGCACGCCAACCTCGGTCTGGTGATCGGCGGCCTCGGGTTCGGTCTGGCGCTGGCGCCGGTCAACGCCGCGGTGCTCGCCTACACCGACGACGACGTGCACGGCCTCGCCAGTGCGCTCGTCGTCGTCTCGCGCATGGTCGGCATGCTCGTGGGCATCTCGGCGTTGACGGTGATCGGCCTGCGTCGCTACTACTCCGAGCAGGACAACTTCCCGACCGTGCGTGACGTCTGCGACGGCAAGAGCCGGTGCAAGGAGTTCACGCTGCTGCTCAAGCAGGCTGGCATCGCGCAGGAGCACACGGTGTTCCTCGGCGCCGCGGTGTGCGCAGTCATCGCCGGGGTGCTGGCGCTGGTGCTCTTCCGCCAGGCCCGCACCGACAGCATCAGCGCCCGCGAGGCGTTGTCGGCACACTGA
- a CDS encoding DMT family transporter, whose protein sequence is MAVLFALTAAVAYGVSDFVAGLASRRTSAWPVAIMAAIGALLGAVVLALALPGDPVGSDLAWGGVAGLGSGMGSAFLYRGLALGRMGVVAPISAIFAALLPVVAGVATGERPSALVWLGIGAAVPAIWLVSREPGGSSAPSAGVLDGVLAGIGFGLLFAGTGQVDDGAGYWPLAMTQLVSMAFIVTLSVALRQSWVPRAASDWWGAVAGLLASLAVLAFLLATHRGLLAVSAVLTSLYPAATVLLAVVVLREHVHRAQALGLLLCGVAVALVAAG, encoded by the coding sequence ATGGCTGTCCTCTTCGCGCTCACCGCCGCCGTCGCGTACGGCGTCTCCGACTTCGTTGCCGGCCTGGCCTCACGTCGCACGTCGGCGTGGCCGGTCGCCATCATGGCTGCCATCGGCGCCCTCCTCGGCGCGGTCGTGCTGGCCCTGGCCCTTCCCGGCGACCCAGTTGGCAGCGACCTCGCCTGGGGTGGGGTCGCAGGCCTCGGCAGCGGGATGGGGTCTGCCTTCCTCTACCGCGGCCTCGCGCTCGGCCGGATGGGCGTCGTGGCACCGATCTCAGCCATCTTTGCGGCGCTGCTGCCCGTGGTCGCCGGCGTGGCGACCGGCGAGCGGCCGTCGGCGCTGGTGTGGCTCGGCATCGGCGCCGCGGTGCCGGCCATCTGGCTGGTGTCCCGCGAGCCGGGCGGGTCGAGTGCCCCCTCCGCCGGCGTACTCGATGGAGTGCTTGCCGGCATCGGCTTCGGCCTGTTGTTCGCCGGGACGGGTCAGGTGGACGACGGCGCCGGCTACTGGCCGCTGGCCATGACCCAGCTGGTCTCGATGGCCTTCATCGTGACTCTCTCCGTGGCGTTGCGTCAGTCCTGGGTGCCGCGCGCGGCCAGTGACTGGTGGGGCGCCGTTGCGGGCCTGTTGGCCAGCCTGGCCGTGCTCGCCTTCCTCCTGGCCACCCACCGGGGGCTGCTCGCGGTGTCCGCGGTGCTCACGTCGCTCTACCCGGCCGCCACGGTGCTGCTGGCGGTCGTCGTGCTCCGTGAGCATGTGCATCGCGCGCAGGCACTCGGTCTGCTGCTCTGCGGGGTCGCGGTCGCGCTGGTGGCGGCGGGCTAG
- a CDS encoding DUF456 domain-containing protein: MTLTTIAVAIAIAVGLAGIIVPVLPGSVLVLGAILVWALEVGTNTAWVVFGIAATFLVGGTVVKYAVPGRRLKTTGVPNTTLLLGAVVGIVGFFVIPVVGLFVGFVGGVYAAERVRVGAAEAWPSTKHALKAVGLSILIELVAGMLAAATWVVGAFVA; encoded by the coding sequence GTGACGCTCACCACCATCGCCGTGGCCATCGCCATCGCCGTCGGCCTGGCCGGCATCATCGTCCCCGTCCTGCCGGGTTCGGTGCTCGTGCTCGGCGCGATCCTCGTCTGGGCGCTCGAGGTCGGCACCAACACCGCCTGGGTGGTCTTCGGCATCGCCGCGACGTTCCTCGTCGGCGGCACGGTCGTGAAGTACGCCGTGCCGGGGCGTCGCCTGAAGACAACCGGCGTCCCCAACACCACGCTGCTGCTCGGCGCGGTCGTCGGCATCGTCGGGTTCTTCGTCATCCCGGTGGTAGGGCTGTTCGTCGGCTTCGTGGGCGGCGTCTATGCCGCCGAACGTGTCCGCGTCGGTGCTGCGGAGGCCTGGCCGTCGACCAAGCATGCCCTCAAGGCGGTCGGGCTGAGCATCCTGATCGAGCTGGTCGCCGGCATGCTCGCCGCCGCGACGTGGGTCGTGGGCGCGTTCGTCGCCTGA
- a CDS encoding DNA topoisomerase IV subunit B: MAAPTDNSYNAAHLLVLEGLEAVRKRPGMYIGSTDTRGLMHCLWEIIDNGVDEALAGAAHRVEVTLHPDDSVEVHDDGRGIPTDREPKTGLPGVEVVATKLHAGGKFGGGSYVATGGLHGVGLSVVNALSVRMDIDVERTPSEQGLSFRRGVPGVFDGDGPLASFTAKSGLSRKGKRVAKGRSGTRIRFWPDRQVFTKDATFEFEGLLGRARQTSFIVPGLELVIRDLRGDQPVEEKFRHDGGIAEFAEYLANDEPVTEVLRLQGSDTFTETVPLLDAKGHMTPQEVERDLQVDVALRWGTGYDTELRSYVNVIATPKGGTHVSGFEGAVTKTFNEVMRSAKALKVGDADVIKDDVMEGMTAVVTVRLAEPQFEGQTKEILGTPAARGVVRKVVGAELKKFLTSTKRAEKAQARLVMEKVVGASKTRIAARQHKETQRRKNALESSALPTKLADCRSNDTERTELFIVEGDSALGTAKLARDSEFQALLPIRGKILNVQKASVGDMLKNTECASIIQVVGAGSGRTFDLDSARYGRIIFMADADSDGAHIRCLLATLFFKYMPDLITSGRVFTAVPPLHRIELSNPKKGMDKYVYTYSDDELQRRLAELKKKNMRWKDPVQRYKGLGEMDADQLAETTMEPRHRTLRRLTVDDAVVAAEVFELLMGADVAPRKEFIVQGAYEVDAETLDA; the protein is encoded by the coding sequence GTGGCAGCACCGACCGACAACTCGTACAACGCAGCACACCTCCTCGTTCTCGAGGGCCTCGAGGCGGTGCGCAAGCGGCCGGGCATGTACATCGGCTCCACCGACACCCGCGGCCTGATGCACTGCCTGTGGGAGATCATCGACAACGGTGTCGACGAGGCGCTGGCCGGCGCCGCGCACCGGGTCGAGGTCACCCTGCATCCCGACGACTCGGTCGAGGTGCACGACGACGGACGCGGCATCCCGACCGACAGGGAGCCGAAGACCGGGCTGCCCGGTGTCGAGGTCGTGGCCACCAAGCTGCACGCGGGTGGCAAGTTCGGTGGCGGTTCGTACGTCGCCACGGGCGGCCTGCACGGCGTCGGACTCTCGGTAGTCAACGCGCTCTCGGTGCGGATGGACATCGACGTCGAGCGCACGCCGTCCGAGCAGGGGCTGAGCTTCCGTCGCGGCGTGCCCGGTGTCTTCGACGGCGACGGTCCGCTTGCGTCGTTCACGGCGAAGTCCGGGCTGTCGCGCAAGGGCAAGCGGGTCGCCAAGGGCCGGTCCGGCACCCGCATCCGCTTCTGGCCCGACCGTCAGGTCTTCACCAAGGACGCGACGTTCGAGTTCGAGGGGCTTCTCGGCCGGGCCCGCCAGACGTCGTTCATCGTGCCGGGCCTCGAGCTGGTCATCCGTGACCTGCGGGGCGACCAGCCGGTGGAGGAGAAGTTCCGCCACGACGGCGGCATCGCGGAGTTCGCTGAATACCTCGCAAACGACGAGCCCGTCACCGAGGTGCTGCGGCTGCAGGGCTCCGACACGTTCACCGAGACGGTGCCGCTGCTCGACGCGAAGGGCCACATGACGCCGCAGGAGGTCGAGCGCGACCTCCAGGTCGACGTCGCCCTGCGCTGGGGCACGGGCTACGACACCGAGCTGCGCTCTTACGTCAACGTCATCGCCACGCCCAAGGGCGGCACCCACGTGAGCGGGTTCGAGGGCGCCGTCACCAAGACGTTCAACGAGGTGATGCGGTCAGCCAAGGCACTCAAGGTGGGCGACGCCGACGTAATCAAGGACGACGTCATGGAAGGCATGACGGCCGTCGTCACGGTGCGGCTCGCCGAGCCCCAGTTCGAGGGTCAGACGAAGGAGATCCTCGGCACTCCGGCCGCGCGTGGCGTCGTACGCAAGGTCGTCGGTGCGGAGCTTAAGAAGTTCCTCACCTCGACCAAGCGGGCAGAGAAGGCGCAGGCCAGGCTGGTGATGGAGAAGGTCGTCGGTGCCTCGAAGACCCGGATCGCCGCGCGCCAGCACAAGGAGACGCAGCGCCGCAAGAACGCGCTGGAGTCTTCCGCACTGCCGACCAAGCTGGCCGACTGCCGCTCCAACGACACCGAGCGCACCGAGCTCTTCATCGTCGAGGGTGACTCGGCGCTCGGCACGGCCAAGCTGGCCCGCGACTCGGAGTTCCAGGCGCTGCTGCCGATCCGAGGCAAGATCCTCAACGTCCAGAAGGCCTCGGTGGGCGACATGCTCAAGAACACCGAGTGCGCCTCGATCATCCAGGTGGTCGGTGCCGGCTCGGGGCGCACCTTCGACCTCGACTCCGCGCGCTACGGCCGGATCATCTTCATGGCCGACGCCGACTCCGACGGCGCGCACATCCGGTGCCTGCTCGCGACGTTGTTCTTCAAGTACATGCCCGACCTGATCACGTCCGGCCGGGTCTTCACCGCGGTGCCGCCGTTGCACCGGATCGAGCTGTCGAACCCCAAGAAGGGGATGGACAAGTACGTCTACACCTACTCCGACGACGAGCTCCAGCGCCGCCTGGCGGAGCTGAAGAAGAAGAACATGCGCTGGAAGGACCCGGTGCAGCGCTACAAGGGTCTCGGTGAGATGGACGCCGATCAGCTGGCCGAGACGACCATGGAGCCCCGCCATCGCACCCTGCGCCGCCTGACGGTCGACGACGCCGTGGTCGCGGCCGAGGTGTTCGAGCTGCTGATGGGCGCCGACGTCGCGCCACGCAAGGAGTTCATCGTCCAGGGTGCCTACGAGGTCGATGCGGAGACGCTCGACGCCTGA
- a CDS encoding CapA family protein, whose translation MGRTHPRLGLALVTAAMLVACTGPGERDAAAPSPSPSPTSASSAPAPTPAPAPVVTKVTIVGDIMLDRGVTARTTPAGALLHMRRHLQKADLTVGNLESTLSERGEPAQVPAGDSFAASPAVLADLREAGFDALSLANNHTGDYGTPALLDTVEEFKGSGISAFGAGRDLRQASRPALLEHDGVTFGFLGFNAIGETPQAAPGTSGALSVRMPPRTGPLDEADLRHVLRAVRRLDERADVVVVLPHWGEQYTHTPWPVQSLVGRRLVDAGADLVAGGHPHWVQGTERHRGAVIAHSLGNFIFDMDFSQPTMEGVTLTATFEDDRLDDVVFTPYRMGADFAPRIVRGAAAKAILADMGR comes from the coding sequence ATGGGACGCACCCACCCCCGCCTGGGCCTCGCGCTGGTGACCGCCGCGATGCTCGTGGCATGCACCGGTCCGGGCGAACGCGACGCAGCGGCACCGTCGCCCAGCCCGTCGCCCACCAGCGCGTCGTCGGCGCCCGCCCCGACCCCGGCGCCCGCTCCCGTGGTCACGAAGGTCACGATCGTGGGCGACATCATGCTCGACCGCGGCGTGACAGCTCGTACGACGCCGGCCGGCGCGCTACTCCACATGAGGCGCCACCTGCAGAAGGCCGACCTCACCGTCGGCAACCTCGAGAGCACGCTGTCCGAGCGCGGTGAGCCGGCCCAGGTTCCGGCAGGCGACTCCTTCGCGGCGTCGCCCGCGGTGCTCGCCGACCTCCGCGAGGCGGGCTTCGACGCCCTGTCGCTGGCCAACAACCACACCGGCGACTACGGCACCCCTGCTCTCCTCGACACGGTCGAGGAGTTCAAGGGCAGCGGCATCAGCGCCTTCGGCGCCGGGCGTGACCTGCGCCAGGCCTCGCGGCCCGCGCTGCTCGAGCACGACGGGGTCACCTTCGGCTTCCTCGGCTTCAACGCCATCGGCGAGACCCCGCAGGCTGCTCCGGGCACGTCGGGAGCCCTCAGCGTGCGGATGCCACCCCGCACCGGGCCGCTCGACGAAGCAGACCTGCGTCACGTGCTGCGGGCCGTACGCCGGCTCGACGAGCGCGCCGACGTGGTCGTCGTACTCCCGCACTGGGGCGAGCAGTACACCCACACTCCCTGGCCCGTGCAGTCGCTCGTCGGGCGCCGGCTCGTCGACGCGGGCGCCGACCTGGTGGCCGGCGGACACCCGCACTGGGTCCAGGGCACCGAGCGGCACCGTGGTGCGGTGATCGCCCATTCGCTCGGCAACTTCATCTTCGACATGGACTTCAGCCAGCCGACGATGGAGGGCGTCACCCTCACCGCGACGTTCGAGGACGACCGGCTCGACGACGTCGTCTTCACGCCGTACCGGATGGGCGCCGACTTCGCGCCGCGGATCGTCCGGGGTGCCGCGGCGAAGGCGATCCTGGCCGACATGGGGCGCTGA